ACTAACCAGAGCGGTAAAGAGATGGTCATCAATAATGTTTCCTCGCTCATCCACCAGGATCAATCGCTCCGCATTGCCGTCCATCACCACACCTAAATCTGCCTGTTGCCTTACCACCTCTTCCGCCAGAGCAGGTATCTTTTCTTTAGCCTTTTGGAAGGAATACTCTTCCTCCCCGCCAAGTTTAAAACGGCTTATTTTACAGCCCAGTTGCTCCAGAACCGGTAATAAAACCGGCTCCAGATGGGGCGAGTGTGTGACTACCAGGTTTAAACCGGCCTCCCGAATAATTTCTGTCTCCACTTCATCCATAAGGTTGTCTCGATACAGGTCTAGAACGTGAGGCATATCCATTACCCTGCCTATGTCCGCAGCCTTAACCTGCCGGTAGTCCTCCCGCCAAAAGAGGTTTTCTATCTTCCTTTCCACCCCACGGTTGACGTTTATACCATTGTGGTCTACAAAATGGATCCAAACCTTTTCCCGGTCATCGGCGTCCGTCTTAAAATGAACACCTCCTTTGGCTCCCAGGGAACGGACTGCAAAACGGTTGACCGGCATAATAATCCGGCCTAAATCATATATATTTACTCCGGCGGATTGAACTCCAGCCATGAAGGCGCTCTTTAACATTTGCGTAGCCTCAAAAGCGTCGGCGCTAATTGCTACCTGGTCTTCTCTTCCCAAAACACTACCGTAAGCCGCTCCCAAGCGCGAACAAAACTCTGGTGCAATGTCCCGATTTACATATCCTGAAATTCCCTGCAGTCCAAAAAGATTTTTGCTTATACGGGTACCCCATACAAGACTATTTCTCACCGTAACTCCCTGTTCCACCGTCTTGTGTGGCCACAATTTAGCTCCCGGCTTAATTACACTGTTTTCCTGAATATGACAGTCGTCACCGATAGCTGTAGCTTCGTAAATACTGGCATTAACACCAACAGTTACCCGGTTGCAAATTGTCGTACCCCGCAGTGCGGCTCCTTTACCTATGTAACTGTTATTCCAGATGATGCTTCGTTTGACGGAGCTATTTTCCTCTAGGATGACATTATCTCCGATAACCGTATAAGGTTCAATTACCACCCCTTCCCCTATTTTGCAGCAATTTCCGATTATGATAGGTCCTTTAACCTGCGCCCCGGGACTGATTTCAGTACCCGTCCCCACCCATATTCCCTCTTTAAGCTGTTGTTCCCGCAATGCAACCTGAATTCTACCCTCCAAAATATCATGGTGAGCCTGCTGGTATTGTTGCAGGTTACCGATATCACACCAGTATCCCGGCATAAGAAATCCATAGAGGGGCTTGCCTTTTTCCAACAAAAGGGGGAACAGATTCTTGCTGAAATCGTACTTGGTTTTCTCCGGAATAAAATTAAGAACCTCCGGTTCCAGCACATAGATACCCGTATTTACCTGATCGCTGAACACTTCACCCCATCCCGGCTTCTCTAAAAAACGCCGGATACTTCCGTCTGGAGCAGTGATAACTACTCCGTATTCCAAGGGATTGGCTACCGTGGTTAGAACTAAAGTAGCCAGAGCACCTTTTCCCCGGTGAAACTTGACGGCTTCTGTTAAATTAAAATCGGTTAGAGCATCTCCACTAACCACCAAGAAGGTATCATCTAAGAATTCTTGGGCATTTTTAACACTGCCCGCCGTTCCGAGAGGAGTCTCCTCTACAAAATAATGGAGATTGACCCCGAAATCAGCCCCGTCTCCAAAGTAGTCTCGAATCGCTTCCGGCAAATATTGAAGGGTAACGCCAATTTCAGTTATACCGTGCTCTTTGAGCAACTCTATTGCATATTCCATTACCGGCCGGTTGGCCACCGGAACCATCGGCTTGGGACGATCGCAGGTCAGAGGACGCAAGCGAGAGCCCTCTCCACCGGCCATAATAATAGCTTTCATCACCAATCTCTCCTTCCCTGATACTGGTGTATAGATGCTACCCGCTGGTCTACCAGAGTATAGCGGGCATACTGGTGACGGTCGGAATTTTGGTGCAGCCATCGAGGGTTGAACAAGCGCATGGCATGATTAATTAGCCGGTTTAACGGCCGCGATTCATGCGGCCACCAATTACGTTCGTAGGCCTGACGAACTTCCCGGTAAACTTTAGCCGTAGCTTCTGCGATCCGCTGCCAGTTATAAACGGTTTTCACCTGTTGAAGGGCACGGCTCTTCAGACGCGCCGCTAAATTTTCATCGTGCAGGAGACGTAACACCTGGTCCGCCAGAGAATCGGCATTACCCGGCAGCGCTTTTAAACCGTTAACTTCGTGTTCCACAATCTCAGATAAACCGCCGGTGTCAGATACCACAACCGGAGTACCGGCAGCCATGCCTTCCAGTGCCACAATACCGAAGGGTTCGTAAAGACTGGGAAAGACAGCAATGCTGGCCACATCATACAGCCGGTTACGGGTTTCATCGTCAATATAACCGGCGAAATATACTTTATGCTCTATGCCGAGAGCTCCAGCCGTATATTTCAGATGAGCCTCCATGGGTCCCGTGCCTGCAATTACAAATTTAGTTTGCGGAAAGGAACGCAAAACACGAGGCACGGCTTCTAAAAGAACCTGCACTCCTTTTTCCCTTACCAACCTGCCGACGAAAAATACAATCTTTTCTTCCGGCCTGGCGTACCTTTCCCGAAAACCGGGTACTGGAGTGACCATCTTGAATCTTTCGGGGTTAACTCCGTTGGGGATAACTTCAATTTTATCCAGCGGTAATTGGAAAAGGTGGTGTACTTCCTGTTTCATGTGCTGGCTACAGACAATTACTTTCCAGGCTTCGTAGGTAAGCCACCACTCCACGCTACTTATGAATCGCTGGACATCATTATGTAAACCATGGTTCCGCCCGGCTTCCGTGGCGTGGATAGTAGCTACCAGCGGCAACCGGTAAGCATGTTTCAGGGCACGGGCCACATAGGCTACCAGCCAGTCATGGGCGTGAATCAGGTCGAATTCCTTGGCCTGAAGAAGATTAATTGCGTATTCCAACAGGGTGATGTTAAATTGGAGGCTCCAGGTTATAAAGTCGGGAGTGGACAGTTGATATGGTACTGCGCGGTGGATATAAACTCCGTTGATTTCCTCGGAAGTAGGAAGGTGCGGTTCTCCACAGGTTAACACGTGTACTTCCCACTGATCTTGAGGTATGGCAGCCGCCAGATCTTCCACATGCCGGGCTAATCCACCCACACTTTTAGGCGGATACTCCCAGGTTAACATCAATACCCGCAAATCCTTCAGCCTCCCGTCTCTTTTGCTTGAACTATTCCGTCAAACGCTAAACTCAAGCGGACAAAAATATTTTTCCTATTTCCCCCTTCTTTTATGCTTTAACGATTTCTAACCGGAATAAAAGTGGCTGTTTAAGATCATGCTAATGGAAGAAACTCACCCTTGGCTCAAAATTAACGGAGGTATGAACATGCCAGAATTGCGTAAGGACCCGGTAACTGGTACCTGGGTCGTAATTGCGACTGAAAGAGCAAAACGACCTTCCGACTTTGTCAAATCTGGTGAGAAAGAAACAGATACAAAAAAAGGGGGCTTTTGTCCCTTTTGCCCGGGAAATGAAAAAAGCACCCCTCCGGAGGTTTTCGCCTTCCGGGAAGAAGGTACCAATCCCGATGAGGAAGGTTGGTCGGTACGGGTGGTTCCCAACAAGTTCGCCGCCCTTGAACCGGGGGTAGCACCGGAACGTCATGAAGACTCATTACACGAAACTATGAACGGCGTCGGAGCCCACGAAGTAATCATTGAAACCCCTGAGCATGAGGCTGCCTTTCCGGAACTTTCCCTGGAACAAATGGTCCGGGTAGTTGAGGCATGGAAAGAACGCTATCAGGCACTCTCAACTGACAAAAAGATCCGTTATACGCAAATTTTCCGCAACCACGGCCCGGAGGCCGGAGCCTCTTTAGAACATCCGCACAGCCAGCTTATTGCTACTCCAGTGGTTCCCAAAACCATACTTGAAGAATTGGAAGGAGTGCATAAATACGATACCAATTTCGGTAAATGCATCTACTGCGAACTTTTAAACCGGGAACTCCTAGAGGAAACAAGGATTGTTTACGCCTCCGCCCATTTTGTTGCTTTCTGCCCCTACGCTTCCCGGTTCCCTTTTGAAATTTGGATAATTCCCCGTCAGCATCAAGAGGAATTTGGTGAAATTTCTTCGGCCCAGATAGAAGGCCTGGCCGGGATTCTGAAAGAGATCACCGGCCGTCTTCGGAACACGCTCCAGGATCCCCCATATAATCTGGTCCTTCACACCGCTCCTTACGGGAGTGACAAGATGTATCACTGGCATATAGAAATTCTACCTCGTTTAACTAAAGTGGCCGGTTTCGAATGGGGGACCGGATTCTATATAAACCCTACCACGCCCGAGTCTAGCGCGGAAAACCTGCGATAAGGAGGTTTAATCCATGGGTAAAAAACACCTTAACATCCTTTTTGTCGCTTCCGAAGTAGCTCCTTTTGCCAAAACCGGAGGGCTGGCCGATGTCGCTGGTTCGTTGCCGAAAGCCCTGGCGGCCCATGGCCATGATGTACGGGTTGTACTTCCCCGCTATAAACAAATAAATGACGTTCCGTACCTCACTGACTTTCCCGTAGAAATGGACGGCCATTTGGAAACTGCGATTGTTCGCCAAGCTTCTATGGAAACCCGGGTGCAACAGCAGAAAAAGTCTATACCGGTTTATCTAATAGATAATTACCAGTACTTTTACCGCGACGGCCTCTACGGGCATCCGGATGATGCCGCCCGCTTCAACTTCTTCTGTAAAGCCGTACTTTCTATGCTACCCCGCATTGATTTTAAGCCCGATGTCATTCACTGCAATGACTGGCAGACAGGACCGATCCCCCTTTTTTTGAAAATTAAGTTTAAAGAGGATCCTTTTTACCAAAAAATAGCCACCCTGTTCACCATTCACAACCTGCAGTATCAGGGACGTTTTGATCGCGAAGCCCTGAAGATAATGGCTCTGGGAGACGAATTTTTTACTCCCGAGCAGTTGGAATTTTACGGCCAGGTTAATTATATGAAAGCGGGAATTCTGTACGCCGACGTTTTAAACACGGTCAGCCCCAAATACGCTCTGGAAATTCAAACCCCGGAAATGGGAGAAGGACTGGATGGCCTTTTGCGCAAGAGAGGGCAGGACCTCTACGGTATTATAAACGGTATTGATTACGACGTTTTTGACCCGAAAACCGACCCGCGGATCGCCGTAAACTACGATGCGGATACTTTACATTTGAAGAAAAAGAACAAAGAGGCCCTGCAGAGAGAGCTAAACCTGCCGGTAGAAGATATACCAGTGATATCCGTTATTTCCCGTCTGGTTAATCAAAAAGGTTTGGATCTAATTGCTCCCATAATAGACGAGCTGATGCACAAGAACCTCCAGTTGGTAATCTTGGGCAGCGGGGAGGATTACTACCAACAGCTTTTCTCTTCCTTGCAGGTTAAGTACCGCCATAAAATGGCCGTCAAAATCGGCTTTGATCCCGATCTTGCACAGAGAATCTATGCCGGTTCGGATATGTTTCTTATGCCTTCTCGTTTTGAACCGTGCGGGCTGGGACAGCTCATCAGCCTGCGCTACGGAACCATCCCCATAGTACGTTCTACCGGCGGGCTGGAGGATACCATTACCGACATTCATAAAGATCCCGTTAATGGAAACGGCTTCTCTTTTGCACCTTACACCCCTGAAGCTTTAAAGGACACTATTTTCCGCGCCCTGGAGGCCTACTACCACCAGCCGGGGGTATGGAAGGAACTGATGGCCAACGCCATGCGAGCCAATTACTCCTGGTCCCAGTCGGCGTTGAAGTACCTCGACCTCTACACCCGGGCCATGAGCAAAGCCAAGGCAACCCTGTTCAAGGCCGTCTAACCCGCCACTCAGCAGTTGTACTATCCCCGGTGAGGCTGGGTGATGTAGGCGTAAGGCGACATTAGTTCGAGGCGCCTACAAAAAAATCTGCCCCGTTCCGATTAGGGCAGATTGCCTTCGTGAATTTCAAAACTCCAGTTCCGGCCGTTATTGTTATCCCAGTTGTAGGCACTATCTCTGAAACAGAAGTTCAGGCGGTCTCCGCTTTTTACCTTGAATTTCTTCACCCAACCCCTTTCGGTTCGTTCCATGCGATAGTCATTTATGTCATACCAGCGATCGGCCGGCCCAAAACCGCAGTGAAGCCAGACCTGGTCGGCCCCGGATTGGGCAAGTAGCCCGTAATAGAGAACGGTGATCTCTTCCCCCGCCGTAATCGGTAGCGGGTCTACCGCCACTCCATCGGGATAGTTAGCTTCCCGCATACTCCATAGCTTGTTTTCCAAGTCTCCGTACCGAGTGTATTTCCTGTCCGTCACCGGTAAAACCTCCTGGTCTTGATTTTAATTCTAACTATATTATGAGGAAAAAGCATTATTGTATGTTAGGAAACTAATAGAAAAATTTATGTATCAAATAATAGAAGCCGTTGACCTGCAACTTCGTCAACGGCCTCTCTTGCTGTAACATAGTAAACCAGTGAATAATCCGACTTACTCTTTTAATCTCGGGTCCAGAGCATCCCTTAATCCATCCCCTAAAAGGTTGAAGCCTAAGACGGTAAGCATGATAGCCAGACCGGGGAAAACTGTTGCCCAAGGCGCGTTCCGAATGAACTGACGGGCATTGGCAAGCATGAAACCCCATTCGGGCTGAGGAGGTCTGGCTCCCAGCCCGAGGAAACTAAGACCTGCCGCTTCCAGGATAGCGGTACCTATGCCCATGGTTGTCTGCACAATGATAGGTGCTATACAGTTAGGCAACACGTGCTTGAAAATTATGCGAAAATCGTTGGCACCGATGGCTTTGGCTGCCTCCACATATTCCGTGGCCTTTACGGAAAGCACCGATGAACGTACTATCCTGGCGTAGGTGGGGATGTATACAATACCGATAGCCACCATGGCGTTTTGGAGACTAGGCCCCAATACGGCGGTAATAGCAATGGCCAGGAGTATGCTGGGAAAGGCCATCATAATATCAATTAGACGCATAACTACAAGGTCAATCCATCCGCCGTAATACCCGGCAACAGCTCCCACCAAAGTACCAATGCTCATAGCAATACCAACGGAAATTATCCCAACTTGGATGGAAATGCGAGCCCCGAAAATAATACGGCTTAAAATATCCCGACCCAATGAGTCCGTTCCCAACCAGTGTTCCGCACTAGGTGGCTTTAAACGATCCACCAGCTTGCCATCTTCGGTGGGGTGGTAAGGTGCCAGGTAGGGAGCGAACATAGCAACAAAAATCAAAGCAAATACGATAAAGGCCCCTACCATGGCCGACTTGCGGGCCACTATGCGTCGTAACGTTTCCAACCAGAGACTGCTTTTAGTTGCCTTATCCTTCACCTCTGTTTGAGTTTCCAATTGTAAGTTCATGTTTTGCATGTGGCGCCTCCTAGTCAAACTTAATTCGCGGATCTAAAAAGGTATAAAGAATGTCGGTCGCCAAATTGACCAAAACAAAAACCACTGCTATTACGAGAATTCCTCCCTGAACCGCAGGAAAATCCCTGGCCATGATGGCGTTGTACATGTACCTGCCGACGCCCGGCCAGGAAAAAATGGTCTCCGTCATAACTGCACCGCCCAGTAAAATCCCAAATTGCAGTCCCATCACCGTGATTACCGGTAGAAGCGCATTCTTTAAAGCATGCTTGAATATCACGAGGTTCTCCTTTAAACCTTTAGCCCTAGCTGTTCTGATGTAATCCTGTCTCATTACTTCCAGCATGCTTGACCGGGTCATACGGGCAATAATGGCCATGGGAATGGTCCCCAGAGCAATAGCCGGTAAAACCAGGTGCCAGAGGCCGTCTTTTAATGCCTGCATATCGCCGGCCAGCAGGCTATCAATAACCACAAAATTGGTAACTACAGGAATGTCCACCGTATGACTTAATCTGGCGGAGGGCGGAAACCATCCCAGTAGATTGGAAAAAATCCAAATCAACATCAGTGCCAGCCAAAATATGGGCATGGAAACCCCTACCAGAGCTCCGGTCATGCTGAGGTTATCAAACCAGGAATACTGTTTTACGGCGGAAATCACTCCCGCAGCCACCCCGATCACAATGGCTATCAACATGGCCGCAATGGTCAGTTCAATGGTCGCCGGAAATCTTTCGGCAAGTTCGGCGGCAACGGGTTCGTGGCTGATCACAGATCGCCCCAGATCTCCCCTCAGCACATTCCGGGCAAATCTAAAATACTGTATGTATAACGGGTCGTTAAGTCCCAATTCCTCTCTCAATTTTTCCAGTGCTTCCGGCGTAGCTCTTTCACCCAGGATAACCTGCGCCGGGTCGCCGGGGATCAGATGGATAAGTAAAAAAGCGATAATAGATACTCCGACCAGTACCGGTATTAACATTAATAAACGTTTTGCGATGTACGTCAGCATGGCGTGCCCTCCATCAAGGAGCTAAATCATTTCAGAATGCGGGGAAGCCAAACGGCTTCCCCGAAAGTCGTTTAGTATCTGCCTATCAAACATAGTTCTTACTGTATATCAATATCAATAAAACTTTCAGAACCAGTAGCATGAGGTACCCAACCGGTAACATTCTTTCTAGCAGCCAGTACGGGAGTGGAATGTACCAGAGGTACCCAGGGGGCGTCTTCATGGATGTAAACCTGTGCTTCTTCATAAAGTTCGGCGCGCTTGGACTGGTCCATTTCCATTTGGGCTTCTACCAGGAGGTCATGAACCTTATCGTTCTTATAGAAGGCCACGTTGCTGGCAGCACCTTTAACCGCATTGTTCTTATCAAGCAATACATAAAGGAAGTTATCCGGGTCGCCGTTATCCCCCGTCCAGCCAAGTAAATAAAGGTCGTGTTCTCCTTTTTCTCCTTTTTCCAGATAAGTTGCCCAGTCATAGGTAACGATTTCCGCTTTGATACCTACAGCAGCCAAATCCTGCTGGATAGCCTGGGCAATTTCCATAGGTTGGGGCATATAGGGACGGGCTACCGGCATGGCCCACAGGGTGGTCTCGAACCCATCGGGATAACCTGCCTCAGCCAACAAAGCTTTAGCTTTGGCCGGGTCATATTCGTAATCTTCTATGTCATCATTGTATCCCCATAAACTGGGAGGCATCGGGTTTTTGGCTGGCTTTGCAAACCCGGCGTAGAAAGCCTCGATAAGAGCCTCTTTGTTGATGGCATGGTTGATGGCTCTTCTTACTAATACGTTATCGAAAGGTGTTTTTTCCGTATTCATGGCCAAATAACCGACATTCATACTCGGCCTCAGTAGCAGCTGCAAGTCGGGATTTTCTTTAATTCTGGCTGCATCATCCGGGTTGACGCCAATCATGGCATCAATGGTTCCAGCTTCCAGTTCCATTAATCTCGCGGTGTTATCAGGAATGGTGCGGAATATTACTTTGTCTAACTTGGGTTCGGGGCCCCAGTATTCTTCGTTCTTCACCAGAACAATTCTATCATCCTTCTTCCATTCCACAAACTTAAAGGGGCCAGTACCCACCGGATGTTTAAAGTAATCCTCACCATATTTCTTGATGGCTTCCGGGCTGGCAATGGCAAAAGCGGGCATAGCCAGATTTTGAATGAAGGGAGCAAGAGGTTTCTCCAAGGCAATCTTTACGGTATATTCGTCAACAACTTCCACTGAGGAAATTATCCCGGGAAATCCTCCGAACATATACATGTAATATTCAAAGTCGCCGTGGTGATACGGGTTATTTTCATCCATCCACCGGTCAAAATTAAATTTTACCGCTTCAGCGTTAAAAGGCGTACCGTCGTGGAACTTCACGCCCTTACGCAGTTTAAATGTCCATTCCAGACCGTCCTTAGATACTTCCCATTCTTCGGCCAGGCCAGGAACTACCTTAGTAGATTCTTTGTCATATTTCACCAAAGTATCGTATATCTGTTGGGTTACATAGATAGATTCTCCATCGGTAACATTAGCAGGGTCAAGCCCCACCGAGTCCCCACCTCGGCCAAAGACGAAAACCTTTTCTGCCGAAGCTTCAGATTGCTTGTCCCCCGACTCGTTATTAACGGCAGACTTTTCGCTTGTGCCGCAGCCTGCCAAAACAAGGCTCAAGACTAACATTACAACTACTATCCAAGCGATCTTTTTCATAACAAGAGTTGACCTCCTTATTCTCAATTTAAGTTATATGCAAGTTGTGTTCTGTTCGAAAAACCAGCTATCACCTCCCCGTAGAAAAGAACAATTTAAAACAGGTGACAGGCTACCTGGTGTCCATCCCCCACTTCCTTAAAAGTCGGCACCTCACGCCGGCAAATCTCCATTGCATATTTGCACCTAGTATGAAAATTGCATCCTGAAGGCGGATTAATGGGACTGGGTACATCCCCTTCCAGAATAATCCGCTCTTTTTTTACCGTCGGATCAGGTATTGGTATGGCGGAAAGCAACGCCTTGGTATAAGGGTGGTGGGCATTGCGATACAGTTCCTTATCCGAAGCTACTTCCACAATGCGGCCGAGGTACATTACCGCCACCCGCCTGGAAATATGCTTAACCACACTTAAATCATGGGCAATAAAAACATAGGTCAAACCGAATTCCTGCTGTAAATCTTCCAGCAGATTAATCACTTGAGCTTGGATAGAGACATCCAGCGCGGAAACCGGCTCATCACAAATTATCAGCTTGGGATTTACAGCTAGCGCCCTGGCAATGCCAATGCGCTGTCGCTGTCCGCCCGAAAATTCGTGGGGATAACGGTCTGCATGATACTTCATTAACCCTACGGTATCCAATAATTTCAATACTCGCTTTCTGGCTTCGGAGCCTTTAGCAATTCCGTGAAGGAGCATGGGCTCCGCAATAATCTCACCCACGGTCATGCGAGGATTAAGAGACGCATACGGATCCTGAAAAATTATCTGCATCTCTTTGCGCATACGCCGCATCTCCGCCGGTTTTAAATTTCTTATGTTTTTCCCTTGAAAGTAAATATCTCCGGAGGTAGGTTCAATGAGCCGCAGAATACAGCGCCCGGTGGTGGATTTTCCGCAACCGGATTCTCCTACCAGCCCTAAGGTCTCGCCTTTATGTACCGTAAATGAAACTCCGTCAACAGCTTTAACTACCCCCACCTGCCGGGAAAATATACCTTTGGTAATGGGGAAATATTTTTTCAGTTTCCTTACTTCCAGTAATACCTCGCTCATGCAATTCCTCCAATTTTAATATAGGTGGCAGGCTACTCTGTGCCCGGGAGCCAGTTCCTTGGCAACCGGGCGCATTCTGTGGCAAATAGCTTTACTGTAATCACACCTATTCACAAAGGGACAGCACTCTTTCATATTTTTTAAATCAGGGGGCATGCCTCTGATGGGTTTCAGTCTCTGTTTTTCATCATCATATAATTGGGGAATGGACTGTAATAACCCCCATGTATACGGGTGTTTGGGATTGCCAAAAAGTGTTTTTACGTCGGTAAACTCCACCGGAGTCCCCGCATACATTACCAGTACTTGTTCACACAACTCCGCTACCACACCCAGATCGTGAGTAATCATAATAATAGCTGTCCCGTAGTTTTTCTTCAGATTGCGCATCAAATCTAAAATTTGCGCCTGAATGGTAACATCAAGTGCCGTAGTTGGTTCATCAGCAATCAAAAGTTTGGGATTACATGCTATGGCCATGGCTATCATCGCCCGCTGTCTCATACCCCCACTAAATTGGTGGGGATAATGTTTTACCCTGGAACGGGCTTCGGGAATACCAACCTTTTCCAGTAGCTCCACTGCCTCCGCCCAGGCTTCTTTCTTTTTCATCTTCCTGTGGTAAACCAGAGCTTCTACTATTTGTTCTCCCACCGTAAGCACAGGGTTGAGAGAGGTCATGGGATCCTGAAATATCATAGATATTTCATTTCCCCGAATTTTGCGCATTTCTTCCTCGGATAAACGGAGAATGTCTCTACCATTAAAATAGATTCGCCCGTCCACTATTTTACCGGGGGGCGTAGGAACCAAACGCATAATAGACAGGGCGGTGATGGATTTTCCTGAACCGGATTCTCCTACGATACCCATTGTTTGACCCGGTTTCAGGGAAAAATTCACCCCATCCACTGCTTTAACAATTCCTTCTTTGGTGAAAAAATGGGTTTTCAAATTGACTACTTCTAACAGTTCAGCCATGTTGCCACTCCTGTAACGATGTATATATAGACATAAGCAATTCGCTACCGGTTGCAATTCTCCTATTTTCTCTCTTTTTTCTGAAAAAAAATAACGGCAAAATGCCGTATTTTAAAGTATTAAGGTTGGATTTCATGGATTAGCGATTTATCTTTAACCGGTATCTGTTCTTGGGCCTGCCCACCTTACCATAATCACATTCGGTCTCCACTTTGCCTTCCTGCACCATATACATCATGTATCGGTGGACAGTTTGGTAAGCCAAGCCGACTTCCTTAGTGATTTCCTCTAGAGTGGCAGGCTCTTTCCGGTTGGCAAGATAATTAATAATTAAATTCATGGTAGCGGTTCTGATACCTTTGGTCACATAGGTATCTTCCTGCATTTTAGCCCTGCTTCTCTGCAGGTCGCCTACTTGCAGATTTACCTTTAAACGAGCAATGAGATCGGGAGCTTTAATAGGCTTCAAAGCAAAATCCGTAGCGCCGGCATCCAAAAATTGGTCCGCTATCTCCTGCCTTTCGTCTACGGTCAGCACTACTATAGGTACATATTGATCCATACTTCTTACCCTCTGCACTGTCTCCAAACCATCCAACACTGGCATGTGGTAGTCCACTACTACTACATCCGGGTTTTCACTGCTAAATTTTTCAACACCTTCCATGCCGTTGGCAGCAGTTATTGTTTTCCAGCCGACGTACTTAAATATTTCTTGGAGGGTAAATCTAACGCCAGCATCATCGTCAATCACCAATATTTTGGTCATTTGCGACCTCCTCCGGCAACCATATTCTCACGGTTGTTCCTTTACCCACAGTACTTTCCACTTCTACAGTTCCTTGGTGGCTCTCAACCACTCTTTTGACAAAAGCCAGGCCAAGTCCCGAACCTTCGGGACGGGTGCTGTACCCCACGGTCCAGATATCCGCCAATTTCTCGGCGGGAATACCCACCCCGTTATCTTCAACCTCAAAAGTTACACCTTGTCGCTCAGATCTAACCCTTATCCAAATTTTGCCCTCTGTAGGCGACGTAGCACGAAAAGCATTTTGGATTAAATTGTCTATAGCACGGGCTACACGAATTTTATTTATCCGTAAAACAGGTAGATTGTCATCTAATTCGAAATATACTTTTCTTCCCTCCACTTTAACCATGACATGAGCCCGGACATAATTAATCAGGTCTTCAATCTCCGCAGGCTTCCGAACTTTTTCATATAAAATCTCGGAAATCATTTCGTTTACTTTATCTACAGCATTTCCTATATGCCGACAGTAGTCTCTCACTTTTTCTTCACTAGTGGCCATCTCAACCAAAGAGGATAGGCCCTGCACCGTCATGAGAGGAGTCTTGAGGTCATGTACCAAACTGTGCATCTCGCGGAGTATTCGGGTTTCCTCTGCCTGCAAGCGCATGCGTTCCAATTCCACTTCCTGCT
This is a stretch of genomic DNA from Calderihabitans maritimus. It encodes these proteins:
- a CDS encoding ABC transporter ATP-binding protein, whose product is MSEVLLEVRKLKKYFPITKGIFSRQVGVVKAVDGVSFTVHKGETLGLVGESGCGKSTTGRCILRLIEPTSGDIYFQGKNIRNLKPAEMRRMRKEMQIIFQDPYASLNPRMTVGEIIAEPMLLHGIAKGSEARKRVLKLLDTVGLMKYHADRYPHEFSGGQRQRIGIARALAVNPKLIICDEPVSALDVSIQAQVINLLEDLQQEFGLTYVFIAHDLSVVKHISRRVAVMYLGRIVEVASDKELYRNAHHPYTKALLSAIPIPDPTVKKERIILEGDVPSPINPPSGCNFHTRCKYAMEICRREVPTFKEVGDGHQVACHLF
- a CDS encoding ABC transporter permease, whose protein sequence is MLTYIAKRLLMLIPVLVGVSIIAFLLIHLIPGDPAQVILGERATPEALEKLREELGLNDPLYIQYFRFARNVLRGDLGRSVISHEPVAAELAERFPATIELTIAAMLIAIVIGVAAGVISAVKQYSWFDNLSMTGALVGVSMPIFWLALMLIWIFSNLLGWFPPSARLSHTVDIPVVTNFVVIDSLLAGDMQALKDGLWHLVLPAIALGTIPMAIIARMTRSSMLEVMRQDYIRTARAKGLKENLVIFKHALKNALLPVITVMGLQFGILLGGAVMTETIFSWPGVGRYMYNAIMARDFPAVQGGILVIAVVFVLVNLATDILYTFLDPRIKFD
- a CDS encoding ABC transporter ATP-binding protein, which encodes MAELLEVVNLKTHFFTKEGIVKAVDGVNFSLKPGQTMGIVGESGSGKSITALSIMRLVPTPPGKIVDGRIYFNGRDILRLSEEEMRKIRGNEISMIFQDPMTSLNPVLTVGEQIVEALVYHRKMKKKEAWAEAVELLEKVGIPEARSRVKHYPHQFSGGMRQRAMIAMAIACNPKLLIADEPTTALDVTIQAQILDLMRNLKKNYGTAIIMITHDLGVVAELCEQVLVMYAGTPVEFTDVKTLFGNPKHPYTWGLLQSIPQLYDDEKQRLKPIRGMPPDLKNMKECCPFVNRCDYSKAICHRMRPVAKELAPGHRVACHLY
- the nikC gene encoding nickel transporter permease, whose amino-acid sequence is MNLQLETQTEVKDKATKSSLWLETLRRIVARKSAMVGAFIVFALIFVAMFAPYLAPYHPTEDGKLVDRLKPPSAEHWLGTDSLGRDILSRIIFGARISIQVGIISVGIAMSIGTLVGAVAGYYGGWIDLVVMRLIDIMMAFPSILLAIAITAVLGPSLQNAMVAIGIVYIPTYARIVRSSVLSVKATEYVEAAKAIGANDFRIIFKHVLPNCIAPIIVQTTMGIGTAILEAAGLSFLGLGARPPQPEWGFMLANARQFIRNAPWATVFPGLAIMLTVLGFNLLGDGLRDALDPRLKE
- a CDS encoding ABC transporter substrate-binding protein, with protein sequence MKKIAWIVVVMLVLSLVLAGCGTSEKSAVNNESGDKQSEASAEKVFVFGRGGDSVGLDPANVTDGESIYVTQQIYDTLVKYDKESTKVVPGLAEEWEVSKDGLEWTFKLRKGVKFHDGTPFNAEAVKFNFDRWMDENNPYHHGDFEYYMYMFGGFPGIISSVEVVDEYTVKIALEKPLAPFIQNLAMPAFAIASPEAIKKYGEDYFKHPVGTGPFKFVEWKKDDRIVLVKNEEYWGPEPKLDKVIFRTIPDNTARLMELEAGTIDAMIGVNPDDAARIKENPDLQLLLRPSMNVGYLAMNTEKTPFDNVLVRRAINHAINKEALIEAFYAGFAKPAKNPMPPSLWGYNDDIEDYEYDPAKAKALLAEAGYPDGFETTLWAMPVARPYMPQPMEIAQAIQQDLAAVGIKAEIVTYDWATYLEKGEKGEHDLYLLGWTGDNGDPDNFLYVLLDKNNAVKGAASNVAFYKNDKVHDLLVEAQMEMDQSKRAELYEEAQVYIHEDAPWVPLVHSTPVLAARKNVTGWVPHATGSESFIDIDIQ
- a CDS encoding carbohydrate-binding protein, producing MTDRKYTRYGDLENKLWSMREANYPDGVAVDPLPITAGEEITVLYYGLLAQSGADQVWLHCGFGPADRWYDINDYRMERTERGWVKKFKVKSGDRLNFCFRDSAYNWDNNNGRNWSFEIHEGNLP